In Candidatus Thermoplasmatota archaeon, a genomic segment contains:
- a CDS encoding NifB/NifX family molybdenum-iron cluster-binding protein: MKIAIASDDGTTIAHHFGRAAGFVVYTIKDDAVIHKEYRNNHGKSTGECHSCNHETMIRNIQDCSLVISYGMGRRIYDDLISHNIQPIVTDEVTVDVALEKYLKRELNSRTEKLH; encoded by the coding sequence ATGAAAATCGCAATTGCATCAGATGATGGTACAACCATTGCTCATCACTTCGGACGAGCAGCAGGCTTTGTCGTATATACTATTAAAGACGATGCCGTTATCCATAAAGAATATCGAAACAACCATGGAAAAAGCACCGGTGAATGCCACAGCTGTAACCATGAAACCATGATACGCAACATTCAAGATTGTTCCCTCGTCATTAGCTACGGTATGGGTAGAAGAATTTATGATGATCTCATCAGTCATAACATACAACCAATTGTAACTGATGAAGTAACTGTCGACGTTGCTCTTGAAAAATATCTGAAACGAGAACTTAACAGCCGAACTGAAAAACTCCATTAA
- a CDS encoding DUF134 domain-containing protein has protein sequence MPRPQRCRKVCFQPNITYFKPAGIPLPDLQSVILTIDELEAIRLKDYEELDQEAAAQLMHISQPTFHRLLGTARKKIAAALINGTAIRIEGGNIEFISPPYNHPRRRCRKRGAPL, from the coding sequence ATGCCTCGACCACAACGATGTCGAAAAGTATGTTTTCAACCAAACATAACCTACTTTAAGCCTGCAGGAATTCCTCTCCCTGATCTACAATCAGTGATACTGACTATCGATGAACTTGAAGCGATACGACTCAAAGATTACGAAGAATTAGACCAAGAAGCAGCAGCGCAACTCATGCATATATCCCAACCGACGTTCCACCGACTTCTTGGAACAGCACGGAAAAAAATTGCAGCAGCGCTTATCAACGGAACAGCTATTCGAATTGAAGGAGGAAACATAGAATTTATCTCTCCGCCATATAATCATCCTCGAAGACGCTGTCGAAAAAGAGGTGCGCCTCTATGA